One window of the Rosa rugosa chromosome 3, drRosRugo1.1, whole genome shotgun sequence genome contains the following:
- the LOC133737821 gene encoding protein FAR1-RELATED SEQUENCE 5-like has protein sequence MESEDDHVYIPQVKAELMPKLHQEYAKKAGFSIRSHSSATNKDNTQLMRKEYVCYKQGTSKVEGEKRKRGLPKVGCKARIAVVRKKEYGRYAISVFVEGYNHPLTSPPRVHLLRSHRRVLKVNTVLSQQLSLVNVQKHTQFEFFGVQAGGIENIGCTQRDLYNYGRTCREAKKGHDGDLLYMHFQNEKEKDSSFVYTIESDEENRVTRCFWADSISRRAYSFYGDVVIFDTTYNTNRYGMIFAPFTGVNNHGQTIIFACAFLNDETADSFVWLFKELLNAMPGNAPENAPKMIITDQDPAMTKAISEALPQTFHRYCSWHILNKFSEKLDAIKYRDYYQDFHSCIWNSSSREEFDSRWIEITEKSGLSDNKWLESIYEIRSSWIPAHFKRGLLHQRHYELEEDHINIDEKPKTVMSLDIEDHMAKVYTRKLFYEVQEQLKECFKYKLELLRENVTHCVFKVMRKNIDTCKSRELTYEKVSDFASCSCRKFESEGLPCRHVLSYLIKIQDIDKLPIQYILKRWTKAARQSLVLDSDGMEVKDNKALLARRTKLFQHATDAIDKAMVSDEASQLFMECLDAFLENLKTLIGNESGQSAVVLETKIDAIQHIFNEPNQVRAKGCGRRLKKGKEKRKVKVKESQGRQCHGCGLFGQSHDKRNCPTLHGKPAINKDGESSSTSMDEDGCSSTGELFPIFPSIYDCLSEIFSHWNLPLRNALAMELDNMANLSDKCNFQIPMEVIKLIDNGKNPDLLTRDLINSCNAKNLITKGKTDTFKSLREHQLEELDQAFPDEVESYREIRAAASAISCIALITQSRLCAHPRNVTRVF, from the exons ATGGAGTCAGAGGATGATCATGTTTATATTCCTCAAGTAAAGGCAGAGTTGATGCCTAAATTGCACCAAGA ATATGCAAAAAAAGCAGGGTTTAGTATCAGAAGTCATTCTAGTGCAACCAACAAAGATAATACCCAACTTATGAGGAAGGAGTATGTCTGTTATAAGCAAGGAACTTCCAAAGTTGAAGGAGAAAAACGTAAGAGAGGATTACCAAAAGTGGGTTGTAAAGCAAGAATTGCAGttgtgagaaagaaggagtatGGGAGATATGCAATCTCTGTATTTGTCGAGGGTTATAACCACCCATTAACAAGCCCACCTAGAGTACATTTGTTGAGATCTCACCGTCGTGTTTTAAAAGTTAACACAGTTCTATCACAGCAACTAAGCTTGGTAAATGTTCAGAAACATACACAGTTTGAATTCTTTGGTGTTCAGGCAGGTGGCATTGAGAATATTGGTTGTACACAGCGTGATCTGTATAATTATGGAAGAACTTGTCGTGAAGCGAAGAAAGGGCATGATGGAGATCTATTGTACATGCATTTTCagaatgagaaagaaaaagattcTTCTTTTGTCTATACAATAGAGTCAGATGAGGAAAACAGAGTAACAAGGTGCTTTTGGGCTGACTCAATTTCAAGACGAGCTTACAGCTTTTATGGAGATGTAGTTATCTTTGATACTACATACAACACAAATCGGTATGGAATGATTTTTGCACCATTCACTGGTGTTAATAATCATGGGCAGACAATCATCTTTGCTTGTGCATTCTTAAATGATGAGACAGCCGATTCTTTTGTTTGGTTATTCAAGGAACTTCTAAATGCTATGCCAGGAAATGCACCAGAAAATGCCCCCAAAATGATTATTACTGACCAAGATCCTGCTATGACTAAAGCCATTTCAGAAGCACTCCCACAAACATTTCATAGATATTGCAGTTGGCACATTCTAAATAAATTTTCTGAGAAGCTAGATGCGATTAAATATCGGGATTACTACCAAGACTTTCATAGCTGCATATGGAATTCAAGTAGtagagaggagtttgactcaagATGGATTGAAATTACTGAGAAGAGTGGGTTGAGTGATAACAAGTGGTTGGAGTCAATATATGAAATTCGTTCGTCATGGATACCAGCACAT TTTAAGAGGGGACTTCTTCACCAACGCCATTATGAGTTAGAGGAGGATCATATTAATATTGATGAGAAGCCAAAAACTGTCATGTCCCTTGACATAGAAGATCATATGGCTAAGGTTTATACACGTAAGCTATTTTATGAAGTTCAAGAACAATTGAAAGAGTGCTTCAAATATAAACTAGAACTTCTAAGAGAAAATGTCACTCATTGCGTGTTTAAGGTTATGCGAAAGAACATTGATACTTGTAAATCTCGTGAACTGACTTACGAAAAAGTTTCTGATTTTGCATCATGCAGCTGTAGAAAGTTTGAGAGTGAAGGGCTTCCATGTCGGCATGTTTTGTCATATTTGATTAAAATCCAAGATATTGATAAATTGCCTATTCAGTACATATTGAAGAGATGGACTAAAGCTGCAAGACAGAGTCTTGTGTTAGATTCTGATGGAATGGAGGTAAAAGATAACAAAGCTTTACTTGCAAGGAGGACTAAACTATTCCAGCATGCTACAGATGCAATTGATAAGGCAATGGTGAGTGATGAAGCTAGTCAGCTCTTTATGGAATGCTTGGATGCTTTCTTGGAGAATCTTAAAACATTGATTGGTAATGAAAGTGGACAAAGTGCAGTAGTTTTGGAGACCAAGATTGATGCTATTCAGCATATTTTTAATGAACCAAATCAAGTGAGGGCCAAAGGGTGTGGGAGAAGgttgaaaaaaggaaaagagaagaggaaagTTAAGGTAAAGGAGAGTCAAGGTAGGCAATGTCATGGATGTGGACTATTTGGTCAGTCACATGACAAAAGAAATTGTCCAACACTTCATGGAAA ACCTGCTATTAACAAAGATGGGGAGTCAAGTTCCACTAGTATGGATGAGGATGGTTGTTCATCAACAGGTGAACT ATTCCCAATCTTTCCCAGTATATATGATTGTTTATCGGAGATTTTCTCACATTGGAATTTACCTCTCAGAAATGCTCTTGCCATGGAGCTGGACAATATGGCTAACTTGTCAGACAAATGCAATTTCCAGATTCCTATGGAGGTTATTAA GTTGATCGACAATGGAAAGAATCCTGATTTACTTACAAGGGATCTCATAAACAGCTGCAATGCCAAAAATCTGATCACTAAAGGCAAAACTGATACCTTCAAG AGTTTACGAGAGCATCAACTGGAAGAACTTGACCAGGCATTTCCTGATGAAGTTGAATCATATAGAGAAATACGTGCTGCTGCTTCTGCTATAAGTTGCATTGCATTGATCACCCAATCTAGACTTTGCGCCCATCCTCGAAATGTTACACGAGTGTTTTAG